In Amblyraja radiata isolate CabotCenter1 chromosome 30, sAmbRad1.1.pri, whole genome shotgun sequence, a single window of DNA contains:
- the LOC116990059 gene encoding BOLA class I histocompatibility antigen, alpha chain BL3-6-like produces MVQPEVSIFLSGDGRRVWCFTAGFYPRSIEVNLVRDGLVLDESRSHGTLPNHDGTFQQSRWAHVEPGDTAPLSCRVEHPGLSEPLEVFLVRKSGSNVMTIVLVLVILVLVVAAVVGGVIYWKKKQASERGENSSNYSAPA; encoded by the exons ATGG TTCAGCCCGAAGTGAGCATCTTCCTGTCGGGGGATGGGCGCCGCGTGTGGTGTTTCACCGCGGGCTTTTACCCGCGATCCATCGAGGTGAACCTGGTGCGGGACGGCCTGGTCCTGGATGAGAGCCGCTCCCACGGGACGCTGCCCAACCACGACGGCACCTTCCAGCAGAGCCGCTGGGCCCACGTGGAGCCCGGGGACACGGCCCCGCTCTCCTGTCGTGTGGAGCACCCGGGGCTGTCCGAACCCCTCGAGGTCTTCCTGG TGCGCAAGTCGGGCAGCAACGTGATGACCATTGTCCTGGTGCTCGTTATCCTGGTGCTGGTGGTGGCTGCGGTCGTGGGGGGAGTCATCTACTGGAAGAAGAAACAAg CCTCGGAGCGCGGGGAAAACTCATCAAACTACTCTGCTCCAGCCTGA
- the LOC116990060 gene encoding BOLA class I histocompatibility antigen, alpha chain BL3-6-like: MPDIRCCPPPLPTVQPEVSIFLSGDGRRVWCFTTGFYPRSIEVNLVRDGLVLDESRSHGTLPNHDGTFQQRRWAHVEPGDTAPLSCRVEHPGLSEPLEVFLVRKSGSNVMTIVLVLVILVLVVAAVVGGVIYWKKKKQGRSGGETVEGRPIRSPPPHPPRPMPLNLPPNYDTQPPPDPRLF, encoded by the exons ATGCCGGATATCCGGTGCTGCCCTCCA CCCCTCCCCACAGTTCAGCCCGAGGTGAGCATCTTCCTGTCGGGGGATGGGCGCCGCGTGTGGTGTTTCACCACGGGCTTCTACCCGCGCTCCATCGAGGTGAACCTGGTGCGGGACGGCCTGGTCCTGGATGAGAGCCGCTCCCACGGGACGCTGCCCAACCACGACGGCACCTTCCAGCAGCGCCGCTGGGCCCACGTGGAGCCCGGGGACACGGCCCCGCTCTCCTGTCGTGTGGAGCACCCGGGGCTGTCCGAACCCCTCGAGGTCTTCCTGG TGCGCAAGTCGGGCAGCAACGTGATGACCATTGTCCTGGTGCTCGTTATCCTGGTGCTGGTGGTGGCTGCGGTCGTGGGGGGAGTCATCTACTGGAAGAAGAAGAAACAAggtaggagtgggggggagacagtggaggggCGTCCaatccgcagcccccccccccacccaccgcgACCCATGCCCCTCAACCTACCCCCGAACTACGACACTCaacctccccccgacccccgcctCTTCTGA